One genomic segment of Pseudomonas chlororaphis subsp. aurantiaca includes these proteins:
- a CDS encoding DUF1302 domain-containing protein: protein MGFTFETENIRGSFDSTIAMGMGLRTESPGCNLITSGASGHHPPSGCLSPSAGIGDQGNMNYDKGDLFTNYLKGTHELLLKFPEDYTFMARGSWIRDFAATDTSGALSATSPESVGSDGLTSSARDDLKFKARLLDLWVSKSFDVGEQHVRARLGNQVINWGESLFAAGGINNTNSYDVMALSRPGTQLKEALLPAPMLSLASGLGAGVNIEAYWQFGWNKSEMPPVGSYWSTTHALGEGRGAYGYEEKDARDSGQWGISLRWQPQDSDLNLGLYVMRYHDKLPSLTMQVLDPDTFALAQKWEYPEDRILYGISANMPIGDWAVGTELSYRPKDAVPLNPVIDACTSNGGKCWKDEKKFQWHLTGIYSLTPSNSPRLLDFTGASTGTLLTELVVVKYPGLHDNYNGEPISAGLNTWQLDPATAPTAKGNKTSSGISLDFSLTYDNTLIPGWQVTPGVFYSQSLKGRTPNLSATFTEDASSMNLYLNFVRNPASWQVSFNYAKFSGGKTPYDQLLRDRDYVGLVVSRTL, encoded by the coding sequence ATGGGGTTCACGTTTGAAACCGAAAACATCCGGGGCTCGTTCGACTCCACCATCGCCATGGGCATGGGCCTGCGTACCGAGTCCCCAGGCTGCAACCTGATCACCAGTGGCGCCAGCGGACACCATCCGCCCAGCGGTTGCCTGTCGCCCAGCGCGGGCATCGGCGACCAGGGCAACATGAACTACGACAAGGGCGACCTGTTCACCAACTACCTCAAGGGCACCCATGAGCTGCTGCTGAAGTTCCCCGAGGACTACACCTTCATGGCGCGCGGCAGCTGGATCCGTGACTTCGCCGCGACCGACACCAGCGGTGCGTTGTCGGCCACCAGCCCGGAGAGCGTGGGCAGCGACGGCCTCACCAGCAGCGCCCGCGACGATCTCAAGTTCAAGGCCCGCCTGCTGGACCTTTGGGTGAGCAAGAGCTTCGACGTCGGCGAGCAGCACGTCCGGGCCAGGCTCGGCAACCAGGTGATCAACTGGGGCGAGAGCCTGTTTGCCGCCGGCGGCATCAACAACACCAACTCCTACGATGTCATGGCCCTGTCGCGGCCGGGCACCCAGCTCAAGGAAGCCTTGTTGCCAGCGCCGATGCTGAGCCTCGCTTCGGGTCTGGGGGCTGGCGTCAACATCGAGGCTTACTGGCAGTTCGGCTGGAACAAGAGCGAGATGCCGCCCGTGGGCAGCTACTGGTCCACCACCCATGCGCTGGGCGAGGGCAGGGGGGCTTATGGGTACGAGGAAAAGGACGCCCGCGACAGCGGCCAGTGGGGTATCTCGCTGCGCTGGCAGCCCCAGGACAGCGACCTGAACCTCGGCCTCTATGTGATGCGTTATCACGACAAGCTGCCGTCCCTGACCATGCAGGTGCTGGACCCGGACACCTTCGCCCTGGCGCAGAAGTGGGAGTACCCGGAAGACCGCATACTCTATGGCATTAGCGCCAACATGCCGATCGGCGACTGGGCCGTGGGCACCGAGCTGTCATACCGCCCCAAGGATGCGGTACCGCTCAACCCGGTGATCGATGCCTGCACCAGCAACGGTGGCAAATGCTGGAAGGATGAGAAGAAGTTCCAGTGGCACCTGACCGGCATCTACAGCCTGACCCCGTCCAACTCGCCGAGACTGCTCGACTTCACCGGCGCCAGCACCGGCACGCTGCTGACCGAACTGGTCGTCGTCAAATACCCGGGCTTGCATGACAACTACAACGGCGAACCGATCTCCGCCGGCTTGAACACCTGGCAGCTGGATCCGGCCACGGCGCCGACGGCCAAGGGCAACAAGACCTCTTCGGGGATAAGCCTCGACTTCAGCCTGACCTACGACAACACGCTGATCCCGGGCTGGCAGGTCACGCCGGGGGTGTTCTATTCGCAGTCGCTCAAGGGCCGCACGCCCAACCTGTCGGCGACCTTCACCGAGGATGCCAGCAGCATGAACCTGTACCTCAACTTCGTGCGCAACCCGGCGAGTTGGCAGGTTTCCTTCAACTACGCGAAGTTCTCGGGGGGCAAGACTCCCTACGACCAACTGTTGCGTGACCGCGACTACGTCGGTCTTGTGGTTTCCCGAACCCTGTGA
- a CDS encoding DUF1329 domain-containing protein, giving the protein MKDVIEYPGAGISIGGGTRQLILALAVSAVMCSAQAADKDPASLGSKLTPLGGEVAASADGVIPAWTAPGPQAVGWSHGQPRGQHWKFKGDKPLFSIDSSNVAKYASKLSPGQVELFKKIPGYRMDVYPTRRSCGVPDFVADNTKKNVGFAKLDADGLALQEAYVPGIPFPFPSNGAEVMWNMKMRYRGVGFEMSKTVSGISPRKGSEDWLRTSTDWFMYTPWGEKGSALFSSVDRLEVATYFSYYDPAALAGQAGVVTTKAGEQASTFYYFPGQRRVRRMPAYSYDAPQIGLDNQYTIDESNVFFGPMDRFDWKLVGKQELLVPYNAFGPYDNLAKIEDVAKRDYIAPESRRYELHRVWVVEATVRPGMRHQAPKRLFYIDEDSWNALMAVDYDKQGQIWKVREGYTIPVYETGTCDMEAQAQYNLVDGRYLYDMTSIGVGKNDHRWLTESTGNPRLKRDFYTSDNLRATSER; this is encoded by the coding sequence ATGAAAGACGTGATTGAGTACCCGGGCGCCGGGATTTCCATCGGTGGTGGAACCAGACAACTGATCCTGGCATTGGCCGTATCGGCTGTCATGTGCAGCGCTCAGGCAGCGGACAAGGATCCGGCGTCACTGGGCAGCAAGCTGACGCCCTTGGGTGGGGAGGTCGCGGCCAGCGCCGATGGGGTGATTCCGGCCTGGACGGCGCCGGGCCCGCAGGCGGTTGGCTGGAGCCATGGCCAGCCGCGGGGCCAACACTGGAAGTTCAAGGGCGACAAGCCACTCTTCAGCATCGATTCGAGCAATGTCGCGAAATACGCGAGCAAGCTCTCTCCTGGCCAGGTGGAACTGTTCAAGAAGATCCCGGGTTATCGCATGGACGTGTACCCGACCCGTCGCAGCTGCGGCGTACCGGATTTCGTCGCGGACAACACCAAGAAGAATGTCGGCTTCGCCAAGCTGGACGCCGATGGCCTGGCACTGCAGGAAGCCTACGTACCCGGCATTCCGTTCCCGTTCCCGAGCAACGGCGCCGAGGTGATGTGGAACATGAAGATGCGTTACCGGGGCGTTGGCTTTGAAATGTCCAAGACCGTTTCCGGCATCTCGCCACGCAAAGGCAGTGAGGACTGGCTGCGTACCTCGACCGACTGGTTCATGTATACGCCGTGGGGAGAAAAGGGCAGCGCGTTGTTCTCTTCGGTCGATCGCCTGGAAGTCGCCACCTACTTCTCCTACTACGATCCCGCCGCCCTTGCCGGGCAGGCCGGCGTGGTGACGACCAAGGCCGGCGAGCAGGCCAGCACCTTCTATTACTTCCCCGGTCAGCGCCGTGTGCGTCGCATGCCGGCCTATTCCTATGACGCGCCGCAAATCGGCCTGGACAACCAGTACACCATCGATGAGTCGAACGTGTTCTTCGGGCCGATGGATCGCTTCGACTGGAAGCTGGTCGGCAAGCAGGAGTTGCTGGTGCCTTACAACGCCTTCGGCCCCTACGACAACTTGGCGAAAATCGAGGATGTGGCCAAGCGTGATTACATCGCCCCCGAATCCCGCCGCTATGAATTGCATCGCGTCTGGGTGGTCGAGGCCACCGTGCGTCCGGGCATGCGCCACCAGGCACCGAAGCGCCTGTTCTATATCGATGAGGACAGCTGGAACGCCCTGATGGCAGTCGATTACGACAAGCAGGGGCAAATCTGGAAAGTCCGTGAAGGCTACACCATTCCTGTCTACGAGACCGGTACCTGCGACATGGAAGCCCAGGCGCAATACAACCTGGTCGACGGTCGCTACCTGTACGACATGACCTCCATAGGCGTGGGCAAGAACGACCACCGCTGGCTCACCGAAAGTACCGGCAACCCGCGACTCAAGCGTGACTTCTATACCTCCGACAATCTGCGCGCCACCAGCGAACGCTAA
- a CDS encoding TetR/AcrR family transcriptional regulator has translation MARMGAELRRQDFVEATVKVIAEHGVANATTRRIAAAAGCPLASLHYVFHTKDDLFYAVYESLFDLPHQALEHVPTGTTAAEKAAEVLRQLIAWLTSHPDVARAQTELFFWAMRNNPELANKIYSVAIEATEQALERAMGAQLEKPFLQAASRLLIHLVDGLIIAWSAHDDLARLESETETACKALALLVASH, from the coding sequence ATGGCCAGAATGGGCGCTGAATTACGCAGGCAGGATTTCGTCGAGGCGACGGTCAAGGTCATTGCCGAACACGGGGTCGCCAATGCAACCACGCGGCGCATCGCCGCTGCCGCCGGCTGCCCGCTGGCGTCGCTGCACTACGTGTTCCATACCAAGGACGACCTCTTCTATGCGGTCTATGAGTCGCTTTTCGATCTGCCCCATCAAGCCCTGGAACACGTACCCACGGGTACCACGGCCGCGGAAAAGGCTGCCGAGGTACTTCGCCAATTGATTGCCTGGCTTACCAGCCACCCCGACGTGGCCAGGGCGCAAACCGAGCTGTTTTTCTGGGCGATGCGCAACAATCCCGAGCTGGCGAACAAGATCTACTCGGTTGCTATAGAAGCAACGGAGCAGGCCCTGGAGCGCGCCATGGGGGCGCAGCTCGAAAAGCCCTTTCTACAGGCCGCAAGCCGCCTGCTCATTCACCTGGTCGATGGCCTGATCATTGCCTGGTCCGCCCATGACGACCTGGCGCGCCTGGAGAGCGAAACCGAGACAGCCTGCAAGGCGCTGGCACTGTTGGTGGCCAGTCACTGA
- a CDS encoding 3-hydroxyacyl-CoA dehydrogenase NAD-binding domain-containing protein: MCDLIHFRLEGGLALIGLSRPPVNALSQPLRAAIIEACERAAADIRVQAIILYGEHGLFSAGADIGEFGTEACFAEPDLPSTLVRLTEIPKPLVAAMGKLALGGALELALACGYRMGEPGTRVGLSEINLGLLPGAGGTQRLPRLIGAESALNLILSGEQIDAERARMLGILDRIANSAEQLLDEACAYANELIECGTPARPAEAWPKPAEDLPDDFLARYRAEHEPRWKSRLAPRLVLSALEAACLLPLEEGLTRELALFKQAEASRQSKALRHVFFAEREAGRVPGIGPDITPRKLDKVAVIGAGPLGAGIAMSFANVGIPVALLEPEGGALDRGLMQIRKLYQASVKHGKMSAAQLQQRMDLLFGTLDYEDLADADLVIEALCEKPDVKRQVFLNLEQVCKPGAILATGTSSLDIDAIAASLDRPQDVIGLHFFSPANVMRLVEVVRGKATAPEVLASAMQIAKRIGKLPVISGAGQGSIGERMLEPYAREAHRLVLEGATPAQVDSVLTGLDLNMGVFSMLDLAGIDVSFLTRDANRAATAHDQSYCCIAQELCALGRYGQKTGRGFYLYEGQNRQEDYEVTALAEQLAGELDVPRRAIEDLEIHDRCLFMLINEGIQLLDEGIALRASDIDLVWINGYGFPAHLGGPLHYAEQLGLDQVLCGILHYRQALGEYGQMWFRPAALLERLVAAGKTRIERI, encoded by the coding sequence ATGTGCGACCTGATCCACTTCCGTCTCGAAGGCGGCCTGGCCCTGATCGGCCTGTCCCGTCCGCCGGTCAATGCACTCAGCCAACCGCTGCGCGCCGCCATCATTGAGGCGTGCGAGCGCGCGGCGGCTGACATCAGGGTGCAGGCCATCATTCTTTATGGCGAGCATGGCCTGTTCAGTGCCGGTGCCGACATCGGCGAATTCGGCACCGAGGCCTGTTTTGCCGAGCCGGACCTGCCCAGCACCCTGGTCCGCCTGACCGAAATCCCCAAGCCCCTGGTTGCCGCCATGGGCAAACTGGCGCTGGGTGGCGCCCTGGAGCTGGCCCTGGCCTGCGGATACCGGATGGGGGAGCCGGGCACTCGGGTGGGCCTGTCGGAAATCAACCTGGGCCTGCTGCCCGGGGCGGGCGGGACCCAGCGCCTGCCCAGGCTGATCGGTGCCGAGTCGGCGCTGAACCTGATTCTCTCGGGTGAACAGATAGACGCCGAACGCGCCCGCATGCTGGGTATCCTCGACCGCATCGCCAACAGCGCCGAGCAGTTGCTGGATGAGGCATGCGCTTATGCCAACGAGTTGATCGAGTGCGGTACACCGGCGCGCCCGGCGGAGGCCTGGCCGAAGCCGGCCGAGGACCTGCCGGACGACTTCCTCGCGCGCTACCGCGCCGAGCACGAACCTCGCTGGAAAAGCCGCCTGGCCCCGCGCCTGGTGCTCTCGGCGCTGGAGGCCGCCTGCCTGTTGCCACTGGAAGAGGGGCTCACCCGCGAGTTGGCGCTGTTCAAGCAGGCCGAAGCGTCCCGCCAGTCGAAGGCGCTACGCCATGTGTTCTTCGCTGAGCGCGAGGCCGGGCGCGTTCCAGGTATCGGGCCGGACATTACCCCGCGCAAGCTGGACAAGGTCGCGGTCATCGGCGCCGGCCCCCTGGGTGCCGGCATTGCCATGAGCTTTGCCAACGTCGGTATCCCCGTGGCCTTGCTTGAACCCGAGGGTGGCGCGCTGGATCGCGGCCTGATGCAGATCCGCAAACTCTACCAGGCCAGCGTCAAGCACGGAAAAATGAGCGCCGCACAGCTGCAGCAACGCATGGACCTGCTGTTCGGCACCCTTGACTACGAAGATCTGGCCGACGCCGACCTGGTTATTGAAGCGCTGTGCGAGAAGCCGGACGTCAAGCGGCAGGTGTTCCTCAACCTGGAACAGGTCTGCAAGCCAGGCGCGATTCTCGCAACCGGCACGTCGTCGCTGGATATCGATGCCATCGCGGCGAGCCTCGATCGTCCGCAGGATGTGATCGGCCTGCATTTCTTCAGCCCGGCCAATGTCATGCGCCTGGTGGAAGTCGTGCGCGGCAAGGCCACCGCGCCAGAGGTGCTGGCCAGCGCCATGCAGATCGCCAAGCGGATCGGCAAGCTGCCGGTGATCTCCGGCGCCGGCCAGGGATCTATCGGCGAGCGCATGCTCGAGCCCTATGCACGCGAAGCCCATCGCCTGGTACTGGAAGGCGCAACGCCGGCGCAGGTCGATAGCGTACTCACAGGCCTGGACTTGAACATGGGGGTGTTCAGCATGCTGGACCTGGCCGGCATCGACGTGAGCTTCCTGACGCGCGACGCCAATCGCGCCGCCACGGCCCATGATCAGAGCTACTGCTGCATCGCGCAGGAACTGTGCGCCCTGGGGCGATATGGGCAGAAGACCGGGCGTGGCTTCTACCTCTACGAGGGCCAGAACCGCCAGGAAGACTACGAGGTAACCGCGCTGGCAGAACAGCTTGCCGGTGAGCTTGATGTTCCTCGGCGCGCCATCGAAGACCTGGAAATACATGATCGCTGCCTGTTCATGCTGATCAACGAGGGCATCCAGCTACTGGACGAGGGTATCGCCCTGCGGGCCAGCGACATCGACCTGGTGTGGATCAACGGCTACGGTTTTCCCGCCCATCTTGGCGGCCCGCTGCATTACGCCGAGCAACTGGGGCTGGACCAGGTGCTTTGCGGCATCCTCCACTATCGCCAGGCTCTCGGTGAGTACGGCCAGATGTGGTTCCGCCCGGCGGCGCTGCTGGAGCGCCTGGTTGCCGCTGGCAAGACCCGCATCGAACGAATCTGA
- a CDS encoding SDR family NAD(P)-dependent oxidoreductase produces the protein MSHDFAQNFSLADRTVLITGASSGIGAHLARIAARAGARVVLAARRLDRLEQVARDVEWECAQVLSVALDVTDRASVEAAFDAAEARFGVVDVVLNNAGIGNGQRPLEISEEEWRAMLATNLDGVWRVAQVAAQRLAKAGRGGSIVNIASILGLRVGTGYSHYCAAKAGVVQLTKSLALELARYRIRVNAIAPGYFKTEMNAAFFESDKAKSYIRDLIPMRRLGQLHELEGPFLLLASDAGGFMTGSVLAVDGGHLVSSI, from the coding sequence ATGAGTCACGATTTCGCCCAGAACTTTTCCCTCGCCGACCGGACCGTGCTGATCACCGGCGCGTCGAGCGGCATCGGTGCGCACCTGGCGCGGATTGCCGCTCGCGCCGGTGCCCGCGTGGTACTGGCGGCGCGGCGCCTCGATCGGCTCGAGCAAGTGGCCAGGGATGTCGAGTGGGAGTGCGCCCAGGTGCTGTCGGTCGCTCTCGACGTCACCGATCGGGCCAGCGTCGAGGCAGCTTTCGACGCTGCCGAGGCGCGTTTCGGAGTGGTTGATGTGGTGCTCAACAACGCCGGCATCGGTAACGGCCAGCGCCCGCTGGAGATCAGCGAAGAGGAGTGGCGCGCCATGCTGGCGACCAACCTGGACGGCGTCTGGCGGGTGGCCCAGGTCGCCGCGCAACGGCTGGCCAAGGCTGGGCGTGGCGGCAGCATCGTCAACATCGCGTCGATACTCGGGCTGCGCGTCGGCACTGGCTACAGCCATTACTGCGCTGCCAAGGCCGGCGTGGTGCAACTGACCAAGTCACTGGCGCTGGAGCTCGCGCGCTACCGGATCCGGGTCAACGCCATTGCCCCGGGCTACTTCAAGACCGAGATGAATGCCGCGTTCTTCGAGAGTGACAAGGCCAAGAGCTACATCCGTGACCTGATTCCCATGCGCCGCCTGGGCCAGCTTCATGAGCTGGAGGGACCGTTCCTGCTGCTCGCCAGCGATGCCGGTGGGTTCATGACCGGGAGCGTACTGGCCGTGGATGGAGGCCATCTGGTCAGCAGCATTTGA
- a CDS encoding WD40/YVTN/BNR-like repeat-containing protein: MRNLICLMATLFASALPLATVQAAPVQPVPATRTANATAATMLGASWAQERLVAVGDHGTVLLSDDKGHSFHQAAAVPLSTPLTGVSFIDARQGWAVGHWGAILASTDGGDSWQLQRLSSAEDRPLFAVHFFNPRQGVAVGLWSQVLTTDDGGLNWSEQKLQAPPGASRADLNLMGLFADHQGRLYATAERGQVLRSDDQGKHWRYLDSGYAGTLWTGAVLADGSLLVGGQRGTLLHGSADGLSWKRVPLKSKSSVTGIAVAGQQVVVVGLDGLMVSSSDGGLNFQEQQSAEGVSLTAALLNGNGSPILFSRRGVVSMQGQEEGTMHPSE; encoded by the coding sequence ATGCGAAACCTGATTTGCCTCATGGCGACCCTGTTCGCCAGCGCGCTACCGCTGGCCACAGTGCAAGCCGCACCGGTACAGCCAGTACCGGCGACCCGGACAGCCAACGCCACGGCGGCCACCATGCTGGGTGCCAGCTGGGCCCAGGAACGCCTGGTCGCCGTTGGCGACCATGGCACGGTGTTGCTGTCCGACGACAAGGGCCACAGCTTTCATCAGGCGGCGGCCGTGCCGCTGTCCACGCCCCTGACCGGTGTCTCGTTCATCGACGCCAGGCAGGGATGGGCGGTCGGCCACTGGGGCGCGATCCTCGCCAGCACCGACGGCGGTGACAGCTGGCAGCTGCAGCGGCTGTCCAGCGCCGAGGATCGGCCGTTGTTTGCCGTGCATTTCTTCAATCCCAGGCAGGGCGTCGCCGTGGGCCTGTGGTCGCAGGTGCTGACCACCGACGACGGCGGCCTCAACTGGAGTGAGCAGAAGCTGCAGGCACCGCCTGGAGCGAGTCGCGCCGATCTGAACCTGATGGGGCTTTTCGCCGACCACCAGGGGCGCCTGTACGCCACCGCCGAGCGCGGCCAGGTGCTGCGCTCCGATGACCAGGGCAAGCACTGGCGCTACCTGGATAGCGGTTATGCCGGCACCCTCTGGACGGGAGCGGTGCTGGCCGATGGGTCGCTGCTGGTCGGCGGCCAGCGGGGCACGCTGTTGCATGGCTCCGCGGACGGACTGAGCTGGAAACGCGTACCCCTGAAGAGCAAGAGCTCGGTAACCGGCATCGCGGTAGCGGGGCAGCAGGTCGTCGTGGTCGGCCTTGATGGGCTGATGGTGAGCAGCAGCGACGGCGGGCTGAACTTCCAGGAACAGCAGAGTGCCGAGGGTGTTTCGCTGACGGCTGCGCTGTTGAACGGCAACGGCTCGCCCATCCTGTTTTCGCGACGGGGTGTGGTGTCCATGCAAGGCCAGGAGGAGGGGACGATGCACCCGAGTGAGTGA
- a CDS encoding efflux RND transporter permease subunit, with product MNSSVKMSEKKVRGVLPRIEQWLFAHRLLTLVSLGVFTLAMAWFAVQLRMEAGFEKQLPIGHEYIETFEAYRNDLLGANRLTVVVKARQGTIWSKEGLKRLYDVTQALIFLPNVSRSSVRSLWTPNAFVNEITEEGFRADPLVPGTVTPENLDEASIAMIADSAAQGGFIGTLVARDQSSAMITVDLNEFDANGERLDYVAYNRVLEQQIREKFEDGNFDIQIIGFAKQIGDIADGASAVLEFCLLALLLTALAVYWYCHSLRFTLLALGCSLVSLVWQFGSLRLLGYGLDPLAVLVPFLVFAIGVSHGVQQINFIVREIACGKSIESAARASFRGLLIPGTLALVTAFVSFVTLLLIPIPMVRELAITASLGVAYKIITNLVMLPVVASMLRVDGGYAAAEELSRQRRARWLRGFARLAEWHNVRWVLGMALLIFLTAAWQSHDRVVGSLQAGAPELREEARFNRDAVAIASNYDIGLDWLSVVFEVVPDTSGASPADACEDVALGQYQDRFVWAMQGVPGVLSVTSFSNSMRQFNEGYNEGNPKMNAVPIDPANYSSMAAEVARVPGMMRPDCSMTAVHLFLADHKATTIHRVIAAAKAFRAEFKQPGVSVRLASGNAGVIAAINEEVERSELPMMLYVYGAIALLVFVVYRDWRAVLVCCLPLTLGTFIGYWFMKELQIGLTIATLPVMVLAVGIGVDYAFYIYNRLQLHQALGQPITKAVEHALLEVGVATIFTAITLAVGVATWAFSDLKFQADMGKLLAFMFLVNMVMAMTVLPAFAVWLERVFPRRRPVRMIGALAH from the coding sequence GTGAACAGTTCCGTAAAGATGTCGGAGAAAAAGGTGCGTGGCGTGCTGCCACGCATCGAGCAGTGGTTGTTTGCCCATCGGCTGCTGACGCTGGTGAGCCTGGGTGTCTTCACCCTGGCCATGGCCTGGTTCGCCGTGCAGTTGCGCATGGAGGCCGGCTTCGAGAAACAACTGCCGATCGGTCACGAATACATCGAGACCTTCGAGGCCTATCGCAACGACCTGCTGGGGGCCAACCGCCTGACGGTGGTGGTCAAGGCACGCCAGGGCACGATCTGGAGCAAGGAGGGACTCAAGCGCCTGTACGATGTCACCCAGGCGCTAATCTTCCTGCCCAATGTCTCGCGCAGCAGCGTGCGCTCGTTGTGGACACCCAATGCCTTCGTCAACGAGATCACCGAAGAAGGTTTCCGGGCCGATCCGCTGGTGCCGGGCACGGTTACCCCGGAAAACCTCGATGAGGCGAGCATTGCGATGATCGCCGACTCAGCGGCCCAGGGCGGCTTCATCGGTACCCTGGTCGCCCGTGACCAGAGCAGCGCGATGATCACCGTCGATCTCAATGAGTTCGATGCCAACGGCGAGCGCCTGGACTATGTGGCCTACAACCGGGTGCTGGAGCAGCAGATCCGCGAGAAATTCGAGGACGGCAACTTCGACATCCAGATCATCGGTTTCGCCAAGCAAATCGGCGATATCGCCGACGGGGCTTCGGCGGTACTGGAGTTCTGTCTGCTGGCCCTGCTGCTGACGGCACTCGCGGTCTACTGGTACTGCCACTCGCTGCGTTTCACCCTGTTGGCCCTGGGCTGTTCGCTGGTGTCGCTGGTCTGGCAGTTCGGCAGCCTGCGCCTGCTCGGTTACGGTCTCGACCCGCTGGCGGTGCTGGTGCCGTTCCTGGTATTCGCCATCGGCGTGTCCCATGGCGTGCAGCAGATCAACTTCATCGTCCGCGAAATCGCCTGCGGCAAGTCCATCGAGAGCGCGGCGCGTGCCAGCTTCCGCGGTTTGCTGATCCCTGGCACGCTGGCCCTGGTGACGGCGTTCGTGTCCTTCGTGACCCTGCTGCTCATCCCGATCCCGATGGTCCGCGAGCTGGCGATCACTGCGTCGCTTGGGGTGGCCTACAAGATCATCACCAACCTGGTGATGCTGCCGGTGGTGGCCTCGATGTTGCGGGTCGACGGCGGTTATGCCGCCGCCGAGGAGCTTTCCCGCCAGCGCCGGGCCCGCTGGTTGCGAGGCTTTGCCCGACTGGCCGAATGGCACAACGTGCGCTGGGTGCTGGGCATGGCCTTGCTGATCTTTCTCACGGCGGCCTGGCAGAGCCATGACCGGGTCGTCGGCTCCCTGCAGGCCGGGGCCCCGGAGTTACGCGAGGAAGCCCGCTTCAATCGCGATGCGGTGGCCATCGCCAGCAACTACGACATCGGCCTGGACTGGCTCAGCGTGGTCTTCGAGGTCGTTCCCGACACGTCCGGCGCAAGCCCGGCGGACGCCTGCGAAGACGTTGCCCTGGGCCAATATCAGGATCGTTTTGTCTGGGCCATGCAGGGCGTGCCCGGGGTGCTGTCAGTGACCTCGTTCTCCAACAGCATGCGCCAGTTCAACGAGGGCTATAACGAGGGCAATCCGAAAATGAACGCGGTGCCCATCGACCCGGCGAACTACTCATCGATGGCAGCCGAGGTGGCCCGTGTCCCCGGGATGATGCGCCCCGATTGCAGCATGACCGCCGTGCACCTATTCCTGGCGGACCACAAGGCCACGACCATCCACCGGGTGATCGCCGCCGCCAAAGCGTTCCGTGCCGAGTTCAAGCAGCCTGGCGTGAGCGTGCGCCTGGCGTCCGGCAACGCCGGGGTGATTGCCGCGATCAACGAGGAAGTGGAGCGCAGCGAGCTGCCGATGATGCTGTACGTCTATGGCGCCATCGCTCTGCTGGTGTTTGTCGTCTACCGCGACTGGCGCGCGGTCCTGGTGTGCTGCCTGCCCCTGACCCTGGGCACCTTCATCGGCTACTGGTTCATGAAGGAGCTGCAGATCGGCCTGACCATCGCGACCTTGCCGGTGATGGTATTGGCCGTCGGCATCGGCGTGGATTACGCCTTCTACATCTACAACCGCCTGCAACTGCACCAGGCCCTCGGCCAGCCGATCACCAAGGCGGTCGAGCATGCGTTGCTGGAGGTCGGGGTGGCGACCATCTTCACTGCGATCACCCTGGCAGTGGGGGTGGCGACCTGGGCGTTTTCCGACCTCAAGTTCCAGGCCGACATGGGCAAGCTGCTGGCCTTCATGTTCCTGGTCAACATGGTCATGGCCATGACCGTGCTGCCAGCGTTCGCCGTCTGGCTCGAGCGGGTATTTCCGCGCCGGCGCCCCGTGCGCATGATCGGCGCCCTGGCGCACTGA